The genomic region ctgacccgcgccggccggccggcgaccgcccgccgcccccggccccgctgccgctTCCCCGCCgaggccccggccccgctcgcgGCCCCGGCGACAACACGAGCACGCCAAGCCCTCCTCCTTTCGCTCGCTTTTTTTAATGGCGCCGCCACCGACCCAACCTAAAATGGCGGACGGAAGGAGCGCGGCGAGCGCGGTCACGTGACACCGCCTCCCGGGGAGCGGGCGAGGGGGGGTGCGCCGTCCCCGCAGCCGTCGGTCGGTGACCCGTTCCCCGGTGACCCGTTGCCCGCGGGCGCCGCGCCGCTCCTCGGGCCACCTGCCGCCAACCGCAGCGCTTTTAGGTTTTTCGGGTGGCCGCCGCGGAGCAGGGCACGGGGCGGACGGCGGCTCGTCGTGAGGCCGAGCGGGCCGCTCTCCAACCGGCAGCTGCTGGGCACCTGCCCGGCGCGGCTCTCCGAGCCTGCAGGGCCGGCCGGCGCTGAGCTCCTGGGCACCTCACAACCTGCGGACAGCCCCTGGAGCATCCAGTGCCTGAACGTACCGCAATGAAgcttttaccaaaaaaaaatctccaccCAAATTTAAAGCATAAAGTGCTACAGGTTGAAGTAAAACTTGACTCTTAGGCACGTAGTTTTTGGTATATTAACAAACGTGTAATAGCAAAGCCACGTCCTAATGGCAAAAGTAAAGCAGTGCTTGCAGCCCCCCGGAGGCACTGCTGGTAAGAACAGCTTCTGCATCCAGCTGCGCTCTGGAAAAGTTAGGAGTACAAAGTCACATACCGCCGTGCCTTCTCCCCGGGGCCATGCTGCTTTAGTCTGTAGCCAGAGATGTCAGCGAGTCTCCTCACGTTCAACCTAATTGCTAAGATGACAGGAACGTCCCTAGACCTAGCAACTGCTTAACCCACAGCAGTTACGGCATGCAGCCTTCTGTATGAcaggaagacaagaaaataaaacacccaGCGGcctaagagaaaaataaacacagtttgGAAACTTTTAGAGAGAAACCTCTACCCAGACTACTCCCTTTAGAAGTTTGCAAGACCAGTCACCCCTGTGAATTAGCTATTCATGTTTCACTTTACTCTTCTAACAGCCAAGGTTTATTTTTGATGCACAACCAGACACTCATGTCAAGGAAAAAACTTTAAGGTAGGCTGCTGCTATCCTTTGGCCTCGGGCAGAATGTGTATGCTTGCTTACCCATCCCAGCTGTTATAGTCAGAAAACAACCTGCTGGCTAAAGCAgtttcccttccccagcaatCATTTGTTCAGGCTTTTGTTATGTTGCTCGCTCATATACACAAGATGGAAAACCTGTTTTCTGATCCAGTTGAGAAGAATCCAGTGCAGGATCTAACTTAAATGAATAGATCCCAATTTGTACAGAAATTACTTGCTGACCCTAAAGTTCAGGAACTTGTAATCTCCTGCTTGCACCGGAACACTCCAGGAGCAATTGCTCTAGGGAAGTAATTTGGTTTTAGAATGCTCAAGGCTATAACTTAAGTGCTTGAAAAACCTTGAAAGGTGATAGCGATCTCACCTTCCAACCCCTCAAGCACTACTGAGCTATCAGCATAAAAAAAGGTAGGGCTGCAGTTCTAGATCCCTTGAGATGTACGAAATTGGTTAAGTATTGTGCCACAGACCActctccttttctgcagctggcaggagacAACACTGCTGTCTTCCACAGTGATGCTAACTCAAGGCACTACAGTGCTCTCAAGACAGGTCAGGAAAAGAAGTGGGTTGTACTGACCTGTATAGACAATAACTTGTCTTGAGCCATTTATGATCTGCCCTTCTATACAAGTATAGTTGTACCACTGTAAGCTGAGAGCCAACAGCAAAACTACACATTCACTTAAGTAAGCATTTATTAGAGAATCCTTTAACATGAAATTATACAAATAAAGTTTGTATAAACACAAGTCCACATTGGGTCATAACATGAATggcaaaaagaaagtaaaaaccaTAAAAGAAAACTAGTCGGCCGCTATGTACAGTTGGACACAGTTGTGTCATACACTAAAAGTCTTTTACAAAACAGTCATTTCCTCTCATGAAGACCACCCTCCATTCACTCACGATGCGCTGCAAGATGGCTTTGTTGCAGTATCTCTACctaaaaatcaagacaaaatGTATGTCAGATCTGTGCAAGTTACTACAAGAATCGTTAAAAGGTCCATTTTCATGAACTGCTTTAAGTCTTCTATATATTCCTTTCTTCACTGTTAAAGATCATATGCATATTTATTAAGGTAACACAAAGAGGTTTTGTTACCCATCAGTAATTTATCTTCCCAAATATAGCCATTCAGCCCATTTAGGAAGCTGTTCCAGAACAACACACATCTGATTTATCAGGCTCTggatcagggttttttttttccccactgaaacACTGCCAAAAGGGTTTCCCATTATTTGTTTATCCATCTAAACaactgctgtgcaaacacaagTCAGGTCAATTTAGTTCAAACAGTCCACATGCATATGATCTTTAATGTCTTTCCAGATTTAAAAGTTCGTTTTGGTTTGCAGATTTCACTATtagctataaaaagaaaaaagcaagcattaaaTCTTAAAGAATGCACACTTAAAATGAGGTTCCACAATTGAAATACAACACTAAACAGAAGACCAAATGATTAAGCTGTAAAGGCATTTATGTACTTTAACTCCTGTAAAAAACCATTTAAGTTAAGACACTTAATCtccaaaaagattaaaaaaagaagccaaagtCTGAAGTTTTCCACTTTAATCTTTACGCTGGTACATGAAGTTGGAAGAGACCATACCACAGGACAGCGTTTTCTGGTGTATGCCTTGCGCTCTGCCTGCAACGTGCGACCCCAGAGATAGACGTGGTCAGGGTGACACACGGCCTGCAATGAAGTTCCCGCTGGCGGGTACAAACAAGGTATAATGTCAGAGTTAGAAGACAAcattcttgttttccttaagTTGTACCCATTTCAGTACTTTACCTGTTAATACTTCTAATAAGTTTAATTATTCCTCTAGACCACCTGGTACACAAcgcaaaacagaaaaactcttatgtttttctgaagtactAAAGAAGATAAAGTCACATTTTTACAAAGTTAAAGATCTATAGACACTGTAGGCaaagctggttttaaaaaaaaaaaagtatttttttaagttaacaaAAGcttaattaaaggaaaagtcATGCTAGGCAAGTTTTTACTCTTCATTTGTCTATTGATCTTTAAATTAGATTAGACATATTCAGAGTGGACCTTGCACTCGTGTACACACCTGTTTCCTCAAGTACTAGGTACTGCTTTAGTACGGCTGGTAGTTGTTTTGGTGATTGCCGCCACCACGGGATGCCTTTCCATATGTGCTTTGTTGACCTGTAGATAACAtgggcggtgggggggggaaccacAACACCCAGAAGCATTAAGATTAACATCCAACACTCTGAAAGAGATTGTTCCTATACAGTACACCAACAGGGCTACTCCTTAGAGCTATGTGTTATGAGTTAGAGGTGTTACAGAAGGAGTTATAAGAGAGGCCCCTGTTTAAAGATGCATGCTACTATTATCTGGAATGAGATCAAAACCTACCACTGTAGGTGGTACACTTACCACTGTAATCTGTATATCCTGGCCCATATCCGTAATTGGGATAGTTGTACCCAGAATAGTCATATCCTCCATAGCCACTGTAGCTTTGATCACTATAAGCGCTATTGTAGTTTCCATAGCCTTGATCATAGTAGTTATTAAATCCTTGATTCCAGTTTTGTCCCTGACCTAAAACCAAGTATAGCATTTGTAAGTTACAGAACTTATTATTTCACTCCTCTCCTATGCCACTCCATCTAACTGTCTGTGGCAATCTTTCTATGCCAGAACTATTACCTGGAAGAATCCTCTTACCTtcccaggaaaaataattttctaaaaagaatTGAGGCATCTTATTTAGCTATGAGAGATGGGTCATAAGATCTTTATTACCCACGTTAGATAAAGACAGCAGGTAGTCCCACTCATAGAACAGCcaggaaataaacaaaacaacacaacactGAGGCATGCAgtacagcagctctgctgtttttAACTTCCAATTTGGATCACTAATTGCCTGAACACGAAGTTATACCACAGAATCAGCTTTACTGCATTGTGTTGGTTGTTAACTGCTTGACTTTTCAAGACTGAGATGCAGCTGATTGCTTCTCATCTATTTGCAAGGTGTAGCAAAGAGACTGTCCTCCTCTTTAGCAAACAGCTCATGGTTTCTCACCCATGAGCCAACTAACTGTATCCCTTCCAATGAAAGGGTAACTGCACTATCCATTTAGCTACGCTGACAACTGTGGATATACAAAAGCACCCTACATCCACCTTGCCACTTCACCACTTGAAtgcaagcagagcaaaaagaTATTCTTAAGCTTCCACAAGCAATCACAACCACCAAAATACCATTTACTAACAGGCTACTTTCCACATTCAATTTAAACATGATATCTGCATGCATGCAGCCCGAAACCTGGAATATCTACACACACTTACACATTTACATTAATTTCAACATTCAAAACACTCACCCCGTCCGCGCCCCCTTCCACCTCCTCTTCCGCCAGCCgcattgctttttcctcctttctgctgttgctgctgttgcctgTATACCTCTTTGGGCTGTGCTACTTTGATCTCACACTGTAAAGACAAAAGTTCAACTGATCAAGAATTTCAAGACCATTTTGTGAGTTGCTTTCAGGGAAGCCTACAGAGATGGTCTATTTCACATGCTAAGAAGAGCTTCCATACCTTGCCTGAACCAATTTGATGGTATCTGCTTTCTAGTAACTTCTTTACTGGCTCTTCATCTGTGTACGTGATAAAACAGAAGCCCCTCCTTTCATTCGTCTTTGTGTCCATGGGAAGCTCAATGTTTTCAATCTGAAATCAAAAGTACCTATCAATAACGCATGAAATCTGTAAGCAACTTTTTAGGCTTCCAGAACCATTCAGCAGTCCAATGTCTACGCCAACTGCTTTTGACAGCTATAAATCAATCCCATTACACCACTATGGAATCACTAACACGCATATAGTTTCAAGAGTCCCTAGTTTTATGTAAGCCTGAGCCAGCTCTCTCCTCACAAATTCTTCTGTCTTAAGACAGAGGCAACACTGCACTTGAAAACCAGAGCTGTTCTTATATGCCATTATACTATACCTCGCCAAAAGCACCAAAGTACTCTTTAATCTGTTCTTCAGATGTATCTGGACTCAGCCCAccaacaaacactttttttggtGGCTCCTTCCCTTTTAAGGCTTTTGCCCTTTTAGGATCTATTAACTTCCCATCCAGTTTGTGTTCCTTCAGTTCCAACACCTAAGAAGCACACAAGGAAACAAAGTCTCAGATCACTACAGCGACACAGGCAGGCTTTGTGCCATCACTTCACAAGAAGTCCACCCACCTTCTCCACACTGGCAGCGTCCTTGAAGAGCACGAACCCAAACCCCCTCGACCTCCCAGTGACCGGGTCTGTTTTAATCGTACAATCCACAACCTCGCCAAACCGAGAGAGATACTCTGTCAAGTCTTTCTTGCTGGTGTCCCAGCTGAGGCCTCCaataaacattttcctgaaacGCAAAGAGTACATTCGAATACGCACAAATACGCGTGcgtacacacatacacacagagctgGGTGCAAATGCACGCGTGGAGCACGGAGCGAGCCCGCTAACGGCCGCAGAAAGCCAAAGGCGATCAGGCAGCCACGCCACCCGGCTCGGCTTGCAGGGCCCGAGAGCCGCGCCCGCTCCTCCAGGCAGCGGGGGCAGCACCGGGGGAGCCGCAGCGGCTGTCCCGGCCCGGCCTCGCCGTGACACGTGGGCCGGGTCTGCgcgtcccccccgccccgagcccgCCAGGAGCGCAGGCCCCCATAGGCTGCCGGTGACGTCACACCCCCTGACTggcagcccccaccccacacaAACTGGGTCACCAGCCCGGGACACAAAGGCGGGCGCGGCCATTGGCGTGGGGGAGGCCCCGCCCCGCCAGGTCCCGCCCCCCCGAGAGCCcgagccgcccccccccgccccgctcccccgctcGGCCCAGGAGGGCGGGTGAGGGAGATGGAGGCGCGACCCCCCCAGCTCTACCCGTCGTCCTGCTGGTTCTTGCTTGCGTTGATCTTGGAGCCCTCGGCGAACTCCTCCGGGCCGCCGCTCATCTCGGTCGCGTCCTCCATGGCAGGGcgagggcggcggggctgctCAGGCGAGCGGCGGAGACGGCGGAGACCTGCGCGAGCGAGAAAATGGCGGCGGAAGAGATCCGGGCACCGCCTGCGCCGCCCTTATATACCCGCGCCGGCAGCCAATCAGCGCCGCCCTCTTGCCCCGCGCCGCAGTGCCCCTGGCGGTTTCCGGCGGGCCTGCAGcacccgcccgccgccgggcggccggcccccccccggccccggccccggccccggccccggccccggccccggccccggccccggcgcggccgcTCGGTGTGCGGTGCCGGTACACCCGTGCCCTGCCGTGGGGCCTGGAGTGCGGCGTGCAGCCGCCGTCGCCGCCCGCCTCGCACCTCTGCGTACTCGGTGCCCCCCGCGCCCTTCCCGCCGCGGGCCCTGGGGCGAGGCGGCCGTCGCTGCCCTGGGCACGCACGGGGAGACGGGGACAGGCGGGCCCCGGCACCGGGGTtggcgggggggaaggggggggtggTAACGTGCAACCCAGAAACCCCGTTCAGGAGGCGGGGCGGGCGCTCCGGGGGCGGGCACAGCCGGCGCGGCACTCCCCGCCGCTGGGGTCCCGCTGCCGCCGCACTCACCTCCCGCCATCCGtggcggcccggcccggctccccgcGCAGCCGCAGGGCGgagcgcccgccgccgccgccgccgccgcgctcccccggTGCGCCCCGCGCTCCacgtgccgccgccgccgccatgggcGTGCTGCCGGTGCCGGCGGAGGTGCGCGCCATCCTGCTGGACATCGAGGGCACCACAACCCCCATCGCCTTCGTCCAGGTGAGacccggcggggcgggcggcagcggccTCCCCACGCGGCCGGGAGCCCCGCTGGCACCGCCGTGGGGGCTCCGTTAGCATCGCCGTTACTATCGTGGTcccacccagccctggcagccccgGGGGACACGCTGCGCCGGCCAGATTTCCGTGACTGCAAGCCCCCTTCGCTGGGAGGGCCCTCcctacgggggggggggggaagcgcctctcccggggctgcagccctgcggAGGGCAGGCC from Aquila chrysaetos chrysaetos chromosome 1, bAquChr1.4, whole genome shotgun sequence harbors:
- the HNRNPDL gene encoding heterogeneous nuclear ribonucleoprotein D-like, which codes for MEDATEMSGGPEEFAEGSKINASKNQQDDGKMFIGGLSWDTSKKDLTEYLSRFGEVVDCTIKTDPVTGRSRGFGFVLFKDAASVEKVLELKEHKLDGKLIDPKRAKALKGKEPPKKVFVGGLSPDTSEEQIKEYFGAFGEIENIELPMDTKTNERRGFCFITYTDEEPVKKLLESRYHQIGSGKCEIKVAQPKEVYRQQQQQQKGGKSNAAGGRGGGRGRGRGQGQNWNQGFNNYYDQGYGNYNSAYSDQSYSGYGGYDYSGYNYPNYGYGPGYTDYSGQQSTYGKASRGGGNHQNNYQPY